The Pelagibius sp. CAU 1746 genomic sequence GCAAAGCCCCCCGCGGCTGGAAACGGGAAGCGGGCAAAGAAAAAGCCGGCCCCTGCATGAGGGGCCGGCTTTCGTTCCTGCCGCGATGGCGGAAGCGGTCAGCTTCGGTTCATGCGGTTGTCGATCAGGTCGTCGACCACGCCGGGGTCGGCCAGCGTGGAGGTGTCTCCCAGATTGGAATAGTCGTTCTCGGCGATCTTGCGCAGGATGCGGCGCATGATCTTGCCGGAGCGCGTCTTCGGCAGGCCCGGCGCCCACTGGATCAGGTCCGGCGAGGCGATGGGGCCGATCTCCTTGCGCACCCACTGCACCAGTTCCTTGCGCAGGTCGTCGCTCGGTTCTTCGCCGGCGTTCAGGGTGACGTAGGCGTAGATGCCCTGGCCCTTGATGTCGTGCGGGTAGCCGACCACCGCGGACTCGGCGACCTTCTCGTGGGCGACGAGGGCGCTCTCCACCTCGGCGGTACCCATGCGGTGGCCGGAGACGTTGATGACGTCGTCGACGCGGCCCGTGATCCAGTAGTAGCCGTCGGCGTCGCGCCGGCAGCCGTCGCCGGTGAAGTACTTGCCGGGATAGGTGGCGAAGTAGGTCTGTATGAAACGCTCGTGGTCGCCGTAGACCGTGCGCATCTGGCCGGGCCAGGAGTCGGCGATGCAGAGGTTGCCCTCGGTGGCGCCTTCCAGGTGCTTGCCGTCGGCATCGACGATCACGGGGCGCACGCCGAAGAAGGGGCGCGTGGCCGAGCCGGGCTTCAAGGGCGTGGCTCCGGGCAGCGGCGTGATCAGGATGCCGCCGGTCTCGGTCTGCCACCAGGTGTCGACGATGGGGCAGCGCCCGTCGCCGACCACGTTGTGGTACCACAGCCAGGCTTCCGGATTGATCGGCTCGCCGACCGAGCCCAGCAGGCGCAGCGAGGAACGCTTGGTCTTCTTTACCGGGCCTTCGCCCTCGCGCATCAGCGCGCGGATCGCCGTCGGCGCGGTGTAGAAGATGGTGACCTTGTGCTTGTCGCAGACTTCCCAGAAGCGCGAGGCGTCGGGGTAGTTCGGCACGCCCTCGAACATCAGCGTGGTGGCGCCGTTGGCCAAGGGGCCGTAGACGATGTAGCTGTGCCCCGTGACCCAGCCGACGTCAGCGGTGCACCAGTAGACGTCGCCGTCGTGGTAGTCGAAGACGTACTGGTGCGTCATGGCGGCGTAGACCGTGTAGCCGCCGGTGGTGTGCAGCACGCCCTTCGGTTTGCCGGTCGACCCGGAGGTGTAGAGGATGAAGAGCGGCGTTTCGGCGTCCAGTTCCTCGGCCGGGCAGTCGTCGCTCGCCGCGGCGCAGGCCTCGTGGTACCAGACGTCGCGGCCGTCCTCCCAGCCGATGCTGCCGCCGGTGCGGCGCACGACGAAGACGGTCTCGACGCCGGGGCAGTCCTTCAGCGCCGCATCGCAGTTCGCCTTCAGCGGCACCTTGCGGCCGCCGCGCAGACCCTCGTCGGCGGTGATGACGCAGTTGGATTCGCAGTCCAGGATGCGCCCGGCCAGGGCATCGGGCGAGAAGCCGCCGAAGACCACGGAATGAATGGCGCCGATGCGCGCGCAGGCCAGCATGGCGTAGGCCGCTTCCGGGATCATCGGCATGTAGATGGTGACCCGGTCGCCCTTCTTGACCCCGCGCGCCTTCAGGGCGTTGGCCAGGCGGCAGACGTTCTCGTAGAGCTCGCCGTAGCTGATGTGTTTGTGCTCGGAAGGGCTGTCCCCCTCCCAGATGATGGCGGTGTCGTCCTTCTTGGCGGGCAGGTGCCGGTCGACGCAGTTGTAGCAGGCATTGGTGGTGCCGTCGGCGAACCACTTGATGGAGACCTCGCCGGGACCGTAGTTCACGTCCTTCACCTGGGTGAAGGGCTTGAACCAGTGAATGCGCTTGCCGTGCTCGCCCCAGAAGGCCTCCGGGTCGGCGATCGACTGCTCATAGAGCTTGAAGTAGCCCGCTTCGTCGCACCAGGCGTTTTCGGCCATTTCTGCGGGCACGGGGAATACTGAGTTTTCGGACATGGAACGACCGGCCTCCCTGCTAGGTTCGAAAAGACTGGACGGCCTGCTGCCCTTCTGCCGTCTTCTTGGACTTGCCGCGATTATTTCCGCAACGGCCCTTGAAAACAAGGCCTTGCCAGCCGTCCAGGCCTTAAGAGCGGTCCGGCGCCTTGCCCAGGCCCTGGAAGCGCAGCAGCCCGTCCGGGTCCCGGGTGACCGCGGCCGGCTGCAGCTTGGCCCCCAGGCAGGGGCCGACCAGGCAGGTGCCGTCCTCCAGCCGGAATTCCGCGCCGTGGGTGGCGCAGAGGATGTTGCCGCTGGCCTCGCTGACAAAGCGGCCGCCGGAGCCGTCGAAGCCGCCCCAGTCCAGCGGCGTGCCCTGGTGGGGGCAGGCGTTGACGTAGGCATAGGCGGCCTCGCCCTCGCGCACGACGAAGAGCGACAGGGCTTGCGCCCCGGCGCCGATCTCGAAGCCGCGGCCCTCGCCGTCCTCGATCTCCTCGAGACGGCAGAGCGCGGTGCCGGCCAAGGGGTGGCTCATTGGGGTGGATGGGTCATCGGGGGAAGCTTACTTTTGCGGGGTCTTGCCCATCTTGCAGATCAGCGCCCACTCCGCCTTGCCGACCGGCAGCACGGAAAGGCGCGACTGGCGCACCAGGGCCAGGTCCTGCAGGCGCGGCTCGGCCTTGATCTGCGCCAGGGTCACCGGCTCGACGAAGGGGCGCACCGCCTTCACGTCGACCATGCCGAAGCGTCCGCTCTCGTCGGTCGGGTCCGGGTAGTAGAGCTTCACCACCTCGACGATGCCGACGATGCGTTTCTCGTTCACCGAATGATAGAAGAAGGCGAGGTCGCCCAGTTCCATGGCCTTCATGTTGTTGGAGGCCTGATAGTTGCGCACCCCGTCCCAGCCGGTGGTCTTGGCCTTCACCTGGTCGTCCCAGGACCAGGTGCCGGGTTCCGACTTCATCAACCAGTAGGCCATCAGGGCAGCACCTTCTTGTAGGCGTTGATGGTCACGCTCTCGAAGAGGCCGGCCTTGGCGTAAGGGTCCGACGCGGCAAAGGCCTCGGCCTCGGCGCGGTCGGCGGCTTCGATCACCAGCATGCTGCCCAGCACGGCGTCGCCCGCGTCGCTGGTCATGGGCCCGGCGATGACGATCTGATCCAGCTTGCTCTTCAGGTAGTCGAGGTGCGCCGGGCGGTTGTCGGCGCGGACCTGGCCGTGCCCTGGCTTGTCGAGGCAATAGAGAATGAAATTCATGGCAGGCTCTCCCCGGAACGCCAAGAGGTGTGATGTTGAACCGCGGGGCTCGCGGCGGCGCGCGACACTATGCCGAAAAGCCCTCGGCCTTGAAAGGCCGCGCCAGCAGGGCGGCGATGGTCTCGTCCAACGCGGCGCCGTGGTTGACCACGGCGTCCACCGCCGCGCAGATCGGCAGCTCCACATCGAAGGTCCGGGCCATGGCCAAGGTCGCGGCGGCCGAGAAGCGGCCCTCCACCACACCCCGGCTGGCTGCTATCGCGGCCGCCACGTCGTCGCCGCGGCCCAGCGCCACGCCGAAGCTGTAGTTGCGCGACTGGGTCGCCGTGCAGGTCAGCGTCAGGTCGCCCAGGCCGGCCAGGCCCATCAGCGTCTCCGGTTTGCCGCCGCGCGCCAGCACCAGGCGCGACATCTCGGCCAGGCCACGGGTGATCAGCGCGGCGCGCGCGTTGTCGCCCAGCGCCCGCCCGGCGACGATGCCGCAGGCGATGGCCAGCACGTTCTTCACCGCCCCGGCGATCTCGGCGCCCAGCGGGTCGTCGGAAAGGTAGGGGCGGAAGCTGCGGCTGCCCAGCGTCACCGCCAGGCGCGCGGCGAGGTCCCGGTCCCCGCTGGCCAGGGTCACGGCGGTGGGCAGGCCGCGGGCCACCTCGGCGGCGAAGGTCGGGCCGGAAAGCACCGCCAGGGGCCGTCCGGGCAGAACCTCGGCGGCGACTTCGGTCATCAGCTTGCCGCTCTCCGCCTCGATGCCCTTGGCGCAGAGCACCACCGGCACGTCGGGCTGCAGCACGCCCGCCAGTTCCCCGGCGACCTCGCGCAGCGCCTGGGCCGGCACCACCAGTAGGCAGAGCCCGGCGGCCGCCAGGTCGGCAAGGCTGTCGGTCGCCTCGATCGCCTCGGCCAAGGGAATGCCCGGCAGGTAGGCTGGATTCTCGTGGCGTGCGTTCAAGGTGGCGACCAGTTCGGCATCGCGGCCCCACAGCAGCACGCGGTCGCCGCTGTTCTTCTGCGGGCCGCAGCAGACGTGCGCCAGGGCGCTGCCCCAGGCGCCGGCGCCCACGACGGCGATGGTCAGGGGGGCGATGGTCAGGGGGGCGGCCGTGAGCGGCGCTTCAGCCATGCGCGCTCAGGCTCTCCAGCGGCCAGCGCGGACGCGCCGCGAAGTCGAGGGGGTCGGTGAGTCCCAAGGCCAGGCGCTCGACCCCGGCCCAGGCGATCATCGCCGCGTTGTCGGTGCAGAGCTTCGGCGGCGGCGCCACCAGGCGGCTGCCGGCCGCGGCGGCGACACTCTCCAGGCGCGCGCGCAGGCTGCGGTTGGCGGCGACGCCGCCGGCCACCACCAGTGGTCCGGCGGTGCCGTAGTCCTGCTGGAATGTTTCCAACGCCTTGGTGCAGCGCTCGGCCAGGATGTCGCCGGCCGCGGCCTGGAAGGAGGCGGCGAGATCGGCGCGGGTCTGATCGTTCCCGCCGCCGCCCAGCACGCCGGCCTTTTCGGCGGCGTGGCGCAGGGCGGTCTTGAGGCCCGAGAAGGAGAAGTCGAGCCCAGGGCGCCCCAGCATGGGGCGCGGCAGGTCGAAGGCTTCCGGGTTGCCGTACTCGGCCGCCTGCTCCACCGCCGGGCCGCCGGGATAGCCGAGGCCCAGCAGCTTCGCCGTCTTGTCGAAGGCCTCGCCCAGGGCGTCGTCGATGGTGCCGCCCAGGCGGCGGTAGCGGCCGACCCCCTCCACCGCCAGAAGCTGACAGTGGCCGCCGGAGACCAGCAGCAGCAGGTAGGGGAAGCCGATGCCGTCGCTGAGGCGCACGCTCAGCGCGTGGCCCTCCAGGTGGTTCACCGCCAGGAAGGGCTTCTCCCAGGCCAGGGCGATGGCCTTGGCGGTCATGACCCCGACGAAGACGCCGCCGATGAGGCCGGGCCCCGCCGTGGCGGCGATGCCGTCCAGTTCGGCAAAGGTCAGGCCGGCCTGCTCCATGGCCTCTTCGACCAGGCGGTCGATGTGGTCCATGTGGCTGCGCGCGGCGATCTCCGGCACCACGCCGCCGTAGGGGCGGTGCTCGTCGAGCTGCGACAGCACCAGGTTGGACCTGATTTCGCCGGGGGCCGCGCCGGCGCCGCTGACCACCGCGGCGGCGGTTTCGTCGCAGGAGGTCTCGATGCCCAGGACCACGAGGTTTTCAGGCAAATCTTCGGACGGCTTCGTCATGGCGTGCGGACATTACTGCCTCGATGGCGAAATGGCTATGGCCGCGAGCAGGGCGGTTTTCTTCCCCGCGCGCATGCTCTAAAGCATAGCGCCATGAGCAAGGAACCTCTTCTGCGCCTCGGCACCCGAGGCTCGCCGCTGGC encodes the following:
- the acs gene encoding acetate--CoA ligase, whose product is MSENSVFPVPAEMAENAWCDEAGYFKLYEQSIADPEAFWGEHGKRIHWFKPFTQVKDVNYGPGEVSIKWFADGTTNACYNCVDRHLPAKKDDTAIIWEGDSPSEHKHISYGELYENVCRLANALKARGVKKGDRVTIYMPMIPEAAYAMLACARIGAIHSVVFGGFSPDALAGRILDCESNCVITADEGLRGGRKVPLKANCDAALKDCPGVETVFVVRRTGGSIGWEDGRDVWYHEACAAASDDCPAEELDAETPLFILYTSGSTGKPKGVLHTTGGYTVYAAMTHQYVFDYHDGDVYWCTADVGWVTGHSYIVYGPLANGATTLMFEGVPNYPDASRFWEVCDKHKVTIFYTAPTAIRALMREGEGPVKKTKRSSLRLLGSVGEPINPEAWLWYHNVVGDGRCPIVDTWWQTETGGILITPLPGATPLKPGSATRPFFGVRPVIVDADGKHLEGATEGNLCIADSWPGQMRTVYGDHERFIQTYFATYPGKYFTGDGCRRDADGYYWITGRVDDVINVSGHRMGTAEVESALVAHEKVAESAVVGYPHDIKGQGIYAYVTLNAGEEPSDDLRKELVQWVRKEIGPIASPDLIQWAPGLPKTRSGKIMRRILRKIAENDYSNLGDTSTLADPGVVDDLIDNRMNRS
- a CDS encoding Rieske (2Fe-2S) protein, with the translated sequence MSHPLAGTALCRLEEIEDGEGRGFEIGAGAQALSLFVVREGEAAYAYVNACPHQGTPLDWGGFDGSGGRFVSEASGNILCATHGAEFRLEDGTCLVGPCLGAKLQPAAVTRDPDGLLRFQGLGKAPDRS
- a CDS encoding EVE domain-containing protein; this translates as MAYWLMKSEPGTWSWDDQVKAKTTGWDGVRNYQASNNMKAMELGDLAFFYHSVNEKRIVGIVEVVKLYYPDPTDESGRFGMVDVKAVRPFVEPVTLAQIKAEPRLQDLALVRQSRLSVLPVGKAEWALICKMGKTPQK
- a CDS encoding YciI family protein, with product MNFILYCLDKPGHGQVRADNRPAHLDYLKSKLDQIVIAGPMTSDAGDAVLGSMLVIEAADRAEAEAFAASDPYAKAGLFESVTINAYKKVLP
- a CDS encoding NAD(P)H-dependent glycerol-3-phosphate dehydrogenase codes for the protein MAEAPLTAAPLTIAPLTIAVVGAGAWGSALAHVCCGPQKNSGDRVLLWGRDAELVATLNARHENPAYLPGIPLAEAIEATDSLADLAAAGLCLLVVPAQALREVAGELAGVLQPDVPVVLCAKGIEAESGKLMTEVAAEVLPGRPLAVLSGPTFAAEVARGLPTAVTLASGDRDLAARLAVTLGSRSFRPYLSDDPLGAEIAGAVKNVLAIACGIVAGRALGDNARAALITRGLAEMSRLVLARGGKPETLMGLAGLGDLTLTCTATQSRNYSFGVALGRGDDVAAAIAASRGVVEGRFSAAATLAMARTFDVELPICAAVDAVVNHGAALDETIAALLARPFKAEGFSA
- the tsaD gene encoding tRNA (adenosine(37)-N6)-threonylcarbamoyltransferase complex transferase subunit TsaD — encoded protein: MTKPSEDLPENLVVLGIETSCDETAAAVVSGAGAAPGEIRSNLVLSQLDEHRPYGGVVPEIAARSHMDHIDRLVEEAMEQAGLTFAELDGIAATAGPGLIGGVFVGVMTAKAIALAWEKPFLAVNHLEGHALSVRLSDGIGFPYLLLLVSGGHCQLLAVEGVGRYRRLGGTIDDALGEAFDKTAKLLGLGYPGGPAVEQAAEYGNPEAFDLPRPMLGRPGLDFSFSGLKTALRHAAEKAGVLGGGGNDQTRADLAASFQAAAGDILAERCTKALETFQQDYGTAGPLVVAGGVAANRSLRARLESVAAAAGSRLVAPPPKLCTDNAAMIAWAGVERLALGLTDPLDFAARPRWPLESLSAHG